Sequence from the Planctomycetia bacterium genome:
CTTGCTAACCCGTGTACCCTGTGTTGGGGAAGTGATAGTCGAGGAAGACCGTTTGTATCGAATTCATGCCGTTGAACACATTCGTGTAGATAACGATGGCAGGGCATTCGGCGGGTATCATGCGTTTGTTGATGTCGTTCAAATCGTTGATGAATTTCCTTCAAAGCCTTTCAAACTCCGAGCAAATCTGAAGCGTCAATTGAAGAGCACGCTGCGAATGCGCAAAAGAAACGCGGTCACAAACATGACCGCATACTCAAAGATTACTGATCCTACCTCCCCTCAAACCTCCCCCTCTCCGCCTTCCTGAACGCCGAAGCTTTACCCTTATCTTTAATGTCACGACTGATTGCAGCGTAAAGTGTGTTCGCAGGAGTCTTACCTCCTGGCGATGACCAGAGACCTTCAGTCGCCATCACATCGATCAACTCCGGGCATGTCATGGCGGCCTTGCGCTCATGCAGAACCTGAAGTGCTGCAGCCATCATGCTGAGCTTCTTGGGCTTGATGTCAGCTTTGACTTTGAGCTTGCGAGGCTTCTTGGTGACAGGTTCTTCTGGTATTGCTTCTTTGGCTGGCTCGGCTGCAGTAGATTCATCATGAGCAGGTGCCGCCTCGTTGGTCAGAGTAGGTTCCTCAATACGAGTGTCGGGAGAAGTTGCCACTGTCGCGGCGTCCGTTGGTTCTGGCGGGAGAATGTGCTCTTCTTGAGCAGTCAACTCATGTGGTTCGACAGCCGGTTCTTTCCCCTTATTCTTACCACCCGTCTTGGCCTGCCACTTGGTTTTCTTCTCGCCTTTGACTGTTTTGGTTGGCAACCGCAGGTCACTCGATCCGCCAACTTTCAGTTTCTTGTTTGCCATGTCTCAGTCTCCTGGTGCGTGCTGGCATCACCATGATGTTCGCTACGCAGGATGACAGTTAGAGCATGACGGAGGAAAGGGAGGAGGATTCAGGAGGAATATAATCCAAAATCCCTCAGAAAAATATCTATCTTTGACGCTTGCCAGCCTCTATTCTCGCTAGTGGGGTGGGAGGCATGCCATGACGGAAGAATCACTCTTTGAATTAGCCCTCAAAACGCCGGATTCGGAACGGGCGGCGCTGCTGGACCGTGCCTGTCAGGGCATGCCAGAGTTGCGAAAGCGTGTGGAGGCACTTCTGCAGGCCC
This genomic interval carries:
- a CDS encoding serine/threonine protein kinase is translated as MTEESLFELALKTPDSERAALLDRACQGMPELRKRVEALLQA
- a CDS encoding winged helix-turn-helix domain-containing protein; protein product: MANKKLKVGGSSDLRLPTKTVKGEKKTKWQAKTGGKNKGKEPAVEPHELTAQEEHILPPEPTDAATVATSPDTRIEEPTLTNEAAPAHDESTAAEPAKEAIPEEPVTKKPRKLKVKADIKPKKLSMMAAALQVLHERKAAMTCPELIDVMATEGLWSSPGGKTPANTLYAAISRDIKDKGKASAFRKAERGRFEGR